The DNA sequence TGTGACATCGCGTCTGCATAAAGAGTAGACAACCCCTTTGATTCCGTTAGAATACAAGGGAAGATTCATGCTGCCGCTGACGCCCTGTTTCACTTTTCAAACGGTTCTGTGTATAATGGCTCGTTCTTGCACCGCTGGAGTACCGAAGCCGTAGTCTTTGCACTCCAGTATCTGCGGCCTGCCTGACGAGTAATTTTCAACGCGCCGCGATCTCACACAGCCTTACCGGGGAACCTGTCCCACGCACCACGTCCCAGTAAAGCATCGCCCCCTGACTTGGAGGTAAGCGAATGTCCGACCTAACAGCCCTACAGCCCAGCAAAGCCCAGAATCTCAAACTCACCGTACTCCGCTGGTTCGACTCCTGGGCCGGCATTGAAGACATGAAGGTCGAAGGACCGCCAAAGATGGACTGGATTCGTTGCATCCCGCTCATCGCGGTCCATGTCATGTGTCTCGGCATCATCTGGGTGGGATGGAGCTGGACCGCGGTCGCCGTCGCCACAGCCTTTTATTTCGTGCGCATGTTCGCCATCACCGGCTGGTACCACCGGTACTTTTCGCATCGCACCTTCAAGACCTCCCGCGCATGCCAGTTTGCCTTTGCGGTCCTGGGAGGCTCCTGCGCCCAGCGCGGTCCGCTCTGGTGGGCCGGGCACCATCGCCATCACCACATCGCATCGGACACACCGGATGACGTGCATTCCCCTCTTCACGGAGGATTTCTCTGGTCACATATGGGCTGGTTCACGTCACAGACGCACTTTGCCCCTCGCTTGAAGAACATTGCAGACTTTGCGAAGTTCCCCGAACTCCGCTTCCTGGATCGATTCGATATCCTCGTCCCTACCCTCGCCGGGTTCGGAATGTTCGGATTGGGGAAATTGCTCGAAGCCTACGCGCCAAGTCTCGGCACGAATGGCCCCCAGATGTTGATCTGGGGCTTCTTCGTGTCGACGGTTGTGCTCATCCACGGCACTTGCACCATCAACTCTCTTTCTCACGTCTACGGCTCTCAGCGGTACGAAACCGGGGACACCAGCCGCAACAATTTCATTCTTGCGCTGATTACCATGGGGGAAGGCTGGCACAATAACCACCACTACTATCCCGCATCCACCCGTCAAGGCTTCTATTGGTGGGAAGTCGATATGACCTACTACTGCCTGAAGCTGATGGAAGGGCTGGGGCTGGTGTGGGATATTAAGGATGTGCCGATCTACGTCCGTGAAGGCAAGAGCAAGCAGGACGCCATCGCGGTCTAGCTTAAGCTCGTCGTTCGTGAAGCGTCGTTCGTTCCTTGTAGGAGAGCTGACTCTTCGCTTAACACGAAATACGCTTCACGAGGAACGAGCGACGATCTTCAGTCCGCTACACCCACTCCGTCGGTTCCTGTTTTGGCCTCTCGGTCGCCAGCCCGGCTAGTGCTTCACGGATCGTTCGACTGATCGGATCGATTTCACTCAAAT is a window from the Nitrospirota bacterium genome containing:
- a CDS encoding acyl-CoA desaturase encodes the protein MSDLTALQPSKAQNLKLTVLRWFDSWAGIEDMKVEGPPKMDWIRCIPLIAVHVMCLGIIWVGWSWTAVAVATAFYFVRMFAITGWYHRYFSHRTFKTSRACQFAFAVLGGSCAQRGPLWWAGHHRHHHIASDTPDDVHSPLHGGFLWSHMGWFTSQTHFAPRLKNIADFAKFPELRFLDRFDILVPTLAGFGMFGLGKLLEAYAPSLGTNGPQMLIWGFFVSTVVLIHGTCTINSLSHVYGSQRYETGDTSRNNFILALITMGEGWHNNHHYYPASTRQGFYWWEVDMTYYCLKLMEGLGLVWDIKDVPIYVREGKSKQDAIAV